In the genome of Dermatobacter hominis, the window CCCAACCCGGTAGGACATCGGTCCCATTCACGTCATGGGACGCGCCGGATCGACCCCCATCTATTGCCATAACGACGGCTCGCGAGTTCACCAAATGGAGGCGAGGAACGTGGCGGTGGGCCAGGTCAATCGAGGTCCCACGACTGGATGCTCAGGGAGCCACCGTTCCCACCGACGTCACGGACGCGCACGACCGCGGTCCCCCGGGTCACGTAGGTGCCGTCGGTCTGCTCCACGGCGGCGGTGAGCGTCACCACGCGCTCCGCGGGGCGGGTGGGGGCGCAGCACACCACGCCCGATTCCCCGCCGGCGGCGGTGAAGCTCCCGAGCGCCGAGATCACCGTCGTACCGCCGATCACCGGCACGTTGGTGCCGTCGGCCTTCTTGGGCGACGGACCGGACCACCTGACGTTCACGTCGTTCCTGGGGGTCGACCAGGGTCCATAGACGTTGAACGAAGTCCGGTTGGCCGCGTCGGCGCCGAAGTTCTCGGACACGAGGTTGGGGGCCTTCGCTCCGGCGTAGGTCCCGCCGCTGACGGTCGAGATCTTCAGGTGATCGATGCGGATCCCATAGTTCACCGAACTGAAACCACCGCCGTTGTCACCATTGCGCTGGACGTAGACCTCGAGCACGGCATTTGCACCGATCAACTGCTCCGCACTTGTCAGCGTGGAACTGCAGTTCCCGGGTGCTCCCAAGAGGTCGAGATAGACGCCTTGCCCCCAGAACGGCACGCGGTTCCACGTCGCTTGGCAGCTGCCGCCACCGGCGAGGTTGACCGTGACCCTCATCCACGAGTTGTTGGCGACGTCGGGCTTCCCCTGCAGGTCGTAGAACGAGCCGTTCGTGAAGAAGTTCTGGCTCGTGGTCTCGCCGCTCACGACCACGCCGGCCTTGAGCAGTCCACCGCTCAAGGGCGGCAGCGGGGCGTCGGCGTTGTCCAGGCCCGTGGCGGTCATCGACCGCGTGGCCGTCGGGCAGGTGCTGTCGAAGGCGCCGCAGTTGAGCGTGTAGCCCGTGGACTGGCCGTTCAGGCTGACGATGTTGGCGGCGTTGTTCCAACCCGAACCGTCGGTCCCGCCGGTCGGCGTCAGGTCCCAACCGGCCCGGAGCTCGAGCCCGTCCACCTTGACGCTCGTGTTGAAGCTGCCGAACCCGAAGGCGACGAACGTGTAGGTCCGGTAGCGCACGTCGACCCGGGCGTTGAAGAGGTCGGCGCGAGTGAGCTGGTTCTTGAGCGAGTCGCAACGGGGGATGCCCGAGACGGTCTCGGCCTGGTTCGAGAAGAGGTCGTAGGCCAGCGTGTTGGTGATCGTCGACGACAGCGAGTCGGGGATCGACGGGTAGCCCTGCGCACAGGTCGGCGACGTCGCTCCGCTCTTGTACAGGGTCAGCTGGGTCGCGGAGTCGCCATCGCGCAGCAGGCTGGCGGTGAAGGACCCGTTCGAGTTGTTCGCGGACGCCTTCACGATGAGGTCGAGGGAACCGACCCGCGAGCTCGCGATGGGCTCGGCCGGTGCGGTGCCACCCGAGCCGAACCCCTTCGCCGACGCGGTGACGTCGGCAGCGCAACCGCCGGCCAGGATGACGGTGCACGAGAAGGTCGCCGTCCCGTTCGAGCCGTCGGTGACCCACGAGCTCCCCTGGTTCGTGACGCTGTTGCTGCCCCAGGCGATCCAGCTGGAGCTGCTGCTCATGGTCAGCGTGCTCGTAGAGGCGTCGGGGGTCCCGGTCCAGCCGCCGTCGACCGTGGCGTCCTGGTAGACCGCCGGCGGCGGGCTGCCGGCGGCGGGGTTGCTCGAGGTGCTCTGGGCACTGCGGTCGCAGACCGCGACCTGGCCCTGCTTGTGGCGGAAGCTGGTCCGCGGCGACAGCACGATCGCCACGCCGGCGGCGTCCTCCTTGCACGCGTTCGGGAAGGTCGAGCTCCCGGCGCCGGTGGCGCTGTTGCCGGCCGCCGGCTCGCCGAAGATCACCCGGACGGTCGGATCGTCGATGATCAGCGAGTTCCGCTCCCGGGCCGAGTTCGTCGCATCGTCGACGTCGAACCAGTAGTCCCCGGGCTTGAACCAGAAGGTCTTCCCGCCGCACCCCCCGCCCAGCCGGTCGTTCAGGACGGCCGTCTGGTCCTTGCGGTACCGCCCGGGCTCGAGCGTGACGACCGAGCCGCTGCACGCCGGCACAGTCTGCGCGGTGAGCGCCGACGGCAGGAACGGTGACCCCAGGCCGGCATCGTTCGTCGTGACCGCCGTCCCGCACTCCGGTGCACCGATCACGTCGTTGCTGTCGATGAGGCGGCCACCGCCGACGTTCCACGGGAACGACGGGCCGAGCATCCCGCAGCTGTTCGTGCCGCCGGCCGAGCTGAACAGGCCGCTCGACCCCTGCTTGTACGTGCCGCCGACGTTGACCGCCGAGGTCGCTGGGTGGTCGGTCGGGTTCACGAGCGCAGCGGCGCCCTGCTTGACGTTGACGTTGCCGGCGATCTGCAGCGTCGAGTCGTCGGCCGGCACCGACGGATCGGCGGTGTGCAGCAGCGTGGGCGTCTGCGCCGCGATCGTCGACTGGTTGGCGTTGTAGTTCGGCACTCCGATGCCGAGTCGCCACGGGTAGCAGTTGGGGTCGGGGGCACCGGTGCAGTCCGTGGCCCACTTCACCGTGTCGCCCACGTCGCTCGCCGACCGGTAGCTGCTCCCGACGAGGTCGAGGCTCGGCAGGGTCGCGCCGGCGGGCACGTCGGGGAGCGTCTGGGGCGAGGTGTCGCACTCTGCCGTGACGCGGACCTCCGTGCCCGACTCATCGGTGAAGTCCAGACCCGAGCCCGTCCCCAGGCCCGCGACGCACGAGCCGTCGGCGGCGGCGGTGGCGCGACCGATCGTGCCGGCCGGGTCCATGCGGATCTGGTTCACCGCGGACTCCATCGCCGAGTCCGCGGCGCGGGTCTGTCGCGAGTCGACGGCGTTGCGGACGGCGATCTTCGAGCTCGACATCGTCATCGACAGCAGGGCGATCAGCGTCACGCCGCAGAGGAGGACCCAGACCATCAGGCCCGCCACGAGGGCGAAGCCGGATTCGTTGCGGCCGCGACGCGACCCGTGGCGGTTCAAGAACGTCGACATCATGAGCTCACGTTGATTGTCGAGGACCACGGGCCCCACTTGCCGGTGGTGGCGTCGCGGGACCGGATCTTGGCGTCGTAGGTGTCGGACGAGCCGGACAGCCCGGTGACCTCGCCCGACGTGCCGGTGAAGGTCACCGGCGTGTTGTTGTCCAGCTGGATCTGGTAGGCGTTGACGTTGCTGACCGCGCTCCAGGTGAACGTGATGCCTCGTTCGACGCAGAAGATGAACGACCTGACGCACCGCGTGCTCTGCTTGGCGAAGGAGGTCGGCGCCGGCGACCCGTTGGCCGTGACGACCACGGTGCCCGTGCCGACCGCCCCGTTCGCGTCGGTCACCGTGAGGGTCACCGTGTACGCCGCCGAGATGAAGGTGTCACCCGAGACGTTGTGCGTGAAGGTCGGGTTCACCGTGGTCGGGTTCCCGCTGCCGTTGACGACGGTGCCGTTGCCGTAGTTCCACTGGAACGAGGCGATGGCGTCCCCGTCCGGATCCGCCACCGTGGGTGTGAGGGTCGAGGCGAACGGCGCCCGGCCGGCGGTCGGCGCAGCTGCGATCGAGACCGTCGGAGGACGGCTGGCCACGTTGACCGTGATCGTCCGGACCGTCGTGCCGCCGTCGCTGTCGGTCACGGTCAGCGTGACCGTCTTCGCGCCGAACGCCGTGTAGATCTTCGACGGGTTGGCGCCGGCGCCGGTGTTGCCGTCGCCGAAGTCCCACACGTAGGTCGAGATCGTCCCGTCGACGTCACTGGCGGTGGCCGCGAAGTTGACCGTGTCGCCCTTGTAGACCGTGGCGTTGTTCGCCGGTGCCGTGATCGAGGCCGAGGGCGCCGAGTTCACGACGTTGACCGTGATCGTCCGGACCGTCGTGCCGCCGTTGTTGTCGGTGACCGTCAGGGTGACCGTCTTGGCGCCCGTGCTGACCGAGTTGGCGTAGGTCTTGGAGGGGTTCTGCGACGTCGAGGTCGTGCCGTCGCCGAAGTCCCAGGCGTAGCCGGCGATCGTGCCATCAGAGTCCGACGCCGTGGCGGTGAACGACACCGCCACGCTGCGGGTCACGTTCGCGCCGTTCGCCGGCGCCGTGATCGACGCCGACGGCGCGTTGTTCCCGAGGTTCACCGTGATCGTCCGCACCGCCGTGCCGCCGTTGTTGTCGGTGACGGTCAGCGTCACCGTCTTCGCCCCGGGCGTCACCGAGTTGGCGTACGTCTTGGTCGGGTTCTGCTGCGTCGAGGTGGTGCCGTCGCCGAAGTTCCAGGAATACGACGAGATCGTTCCGTCCACGTCGCTCGCCGTCGAGGTGAACCCGACCGCCACGTTGCGGCTCACGTTGGCCCCGTTCGCCGGCGCAGTGATCGACGCCGACGGCGCCGAGTTCGCGACGTCGACCGTGATCGACGTCGTCGCCGTGGTGCCGTTGTTGTCCGTCACCGTCAGCGTCACCGTCTTCGTGCCCGGCGTGACCGAGTTCGCGTAGGTCTTGGTCGGGTTCTGCTGGGTCGACGTGGTGCTGTCACCGAAGTTCCAGGCATACGACGCGATGGTCCCGTCCGGGTCGCTGGCGGACGACGTGAAGCCGATCGCCTGGCCGCGGGTGACGTCGGTCCCGGTCGGCGGCGCCGTGATCGAGACCGACGGCGCCGAGTTCACGACGTTGACCGTGATCGTCCTCGTCACCGTCCCGCCGTCGTTGTCGGTGACGACCAACGTGACGGTCTTCGAGCCGGTCGTGACCGAGTTGGCGTACGTCTTGGTCGGGTTCTGCTGCGTCGAGGTCGTCCCGTCACCGAAGTTCCACGCGTACGACGAGATCGTCCCGTCGACGTCGCTCGCCGTCGAGGTGAAGTTGATCGGCACGCCACGGGTCACGTTGCTGCCGTTGGTCGGCGCCGTGATCGATGCCGTCGGCGGGTTGTTGACCACGGTCAGCGTGATCGTCCGGACGACCGTGCCGCCGTTGTTGTCGGTCACCGTCAGCGTGACGGTCTTGGCGCCCAGGGCGGTGTAGATCTTGGCCGGGGTGGCTCCCGCACCGGTGTTGCCGTCGCCGAAGTCCCAGGCGTAGGTCGAGATCGTGCCGTCGCTGTCGCTGGCGGTCGCAGCGAAGTTCACCGTGTCCCCTCGGTTCACCGTCGCGCCGTTCGCAGGGGCGGTGATCGAGGCCGTCGGGTTCTGGTTGTTCACGTTGACGGTGATCGTCCGGACGGCGGTGGCGCCGCTGTTGTCGGTCACCGTCAGCGTCACCGTCTTCGCGCCCGGCGTGACCGAGTTCGCGTAGGTCTTGGTCGGGTTCTGCTGCGTCGACGTCGTGCCGTCACCGAAGTCCCACGCCCAACCGGCGATCGTGCCGTCGGGATCCGACGCCGTCGCCGTGAAGTTGACCGAGACCCCACGCGTGACGTTCGCGCCGTTCGCCGGGGCCGTGATGGAGGCCGTCGGCGAGGCGTTCCCCACGTTGACCGTGATCGTCTTGACGACCGTGGCGCCGTTGTTGTCGGTCACCGTCAGGGTGACCGTCTTGGCGCCGGTGGTGACCGAGTTGGCGTAGGTCTTGGTGGGGTTCTGCTGCGTCGACGTGGTGCCGTCGCCGAAGTTCCACGCGTACGACGCGATCGTCCCGTCGACGTCGCTGGCGGTCGAGGTGAAGCTCACCGCCTGGCTGCGTGCGACGGTGGCGCCGTCGGCGGGGGCGGTGATCGAGGCCGTCGGGAGGGCGTTCACGACGTCGACCGTGATCGTCTTGACGACCGTGCCGCCGTTGTTGTCGGTCACCGTAAGGGTCACCGTCTTCGTCCCCGGCGTCACCGAGTTCGCGTACGTCTTGGTCGGGTTCTGCTGCGTCGACGTCGTCCCGTCACCGAAGTTCCACGAGTACGAGGCGATCGTCCCGTCGGCATCGCTGGCGGTCGCCGTGAAGCTCACCGCCTGGCCGCGGGTGACGTCGGTCCCGTCCGCCGGCGCCGTGATCGACGCCGAGGGGACCAGGTTCACGACGTTCACCGTGATGGTCCTGGTGGCGGTGCCACCGTCGTTGTCGGTCACGACCAGCGTGACGGTCTTCGAGCCGGTCGAGACCGAGTTGGCGTAGGTCTTCGTCGGGTTCTGCTGCGTCGACGTCGTCCCGTCACCGAAGTTCCACGAGTACGAGGCGATCGTCCCGTCGGGATCGCTCGCCGTCGACGCGAAGCTCACGGCCACCCCGCGCGTCACGTTGGTGCCGTTCGCCGGCGCCGTGATCGAGGCCGTCGGGGTGGCGTTGGTGATCGTGACGTTGACCGTCCGCACCACCGCGAAGCCGTCGTTGTCGGTCACCGTCAGCGTCACCGTCTTGGCGCCCGCCGGCACCGAGTTGGCGTAGGTGTGGGTGGTGGACTCACCCGAACCCGTCGTCCCGTCGCCGAAGTCCCACGCGTAGGAGGTGATGGTGCCGTCGGAGTCGCTGGCGGACGCCGTGAACGTGGTGGCGACCCCCCGTTGGATCGTGGCACCGTTGGCCGGCGCGGTGATGGAGGCCGTGGGAGGACTCTGGATCCTGACCTTGATCTGGGTCTGGTTCGTCCCGCCCTCGTTGTCGGTGACCGTGAGCTTGACGGTGTACCCGGACGCCGTCGGACTGGCGGCCGAGTAGGTCTTGTTGGTGGGGTTCGCCGATGTCGAGGTCGTCCCGTCGCCGAACTCCCAGTAGTACGAGGTCACGGAACCGCCGTAGGCGGCGTCGGCGGTGTCGTTGCTGCCCGAGGACGAGAAGTTGATCCCTTGGCCCGCGCTGAAGACGCGTCCGTCCTCCGGCGCTGCGATCACCGCGACCGGGAGGCGGTTCTTCACCTCGACCACGACGAAGTCGGTGGCGGGCGTCCCGGCCGCGTTCGTCACGGTCAGGATGGCCGTGAACGATCCCTTGGTGGAATAGGACTTCGTCGGCGACTGCGAGGTCGAGCTCGAGCCGTCACCGAACTCCCAGTAGTAGCTGAGCGCCGACCCTCCGGGGTCTGCGGAGCCGGCCGCCGAGAAGGCGACGGACTCGCCCCGGAACACGGAGGTCGGCGCAGCAGTGAGCGCGACCGTCGGCGGGGTGTACGCCGTGCCGCCGGGGTTGCTGACGTTGGTCGAGCCGTCGTCGCGGACCGACACCGTGAGCGACGTCTGCTCCGAGTCGGTCGTGGTGATCCGCAGGTTGATCCGCTGGCACGAGTCGGGCAGGGACCCTGCGGCCTTGCACGACATCTCGGCGCCGGTGCTCGTCAGCTTGTCGACCACCTCGGCCGACGCGGTCGTGGCCCCGCCCGCGGTCGCGCACGTCCGGCGCCACAGGCTCGTGCCGCCCTCCGACCCGGTGGCCCGGGTGTAGACGATCCGCTCCGATTCGGCCTTCAGCGCCAGCAGCAGCGTCCCCCCGGCGCCGTCGCCGCCGACGCAGTCCACGAGCTCCGGGCCCGTCAGGTAGGCGGCGCCGGCCGAGGCGACGTCCCGGTAGAAGTAGGTCCTGAGCTCGCCGGAGTTGGTGGCGGCGTTGTTGCGCTCCCGGGTCGCGGTCTGCTGCTGGAAGGCGAGCTGGGCGAAGCCGAGCAACGGCACGAGGATGAGCGCCGAGATGGCGAGCGCGAGCAGCGTCTCGACCATCGTCATGCCGCGCTGGCCGGACGGGCGGGGGGACGGGGTCTCGATCACGGGTGGGCCCCCGGGTTCCGAAGGACCACCGTCCCCGTCAGGGTGGTCCCGTTCTTGTGGGTCGCCTTGATGGTCAGCTTCTGGGCACCGCCGTCCGCCCCGCAGGGGGTGCTGAACGACGCGGTCGACTGCTTCCAGTACTCGACGGCGGTCACCGTGATGCCGTTCGACGCGATCGGCATGGAGGCGTCCGGCGCCCAGCGGTCGCCCCATGCGCCGTACACGGTGTTCAGATCGGCGACCGTGGCGCACGGCGTGTAGGTCGGGAGCGCCTTCAGGCTCTCGCCGTAGCTGGTCAGCGCCGCCTCGAGATCCTGACGGTCCTTCGTCGACCCGCTCGCCGAGATGGCGGTGAAGAGCCCGTAGGCACCGGCGAGGATCACGGGCACCGCGATGAACGCGACGACCAGCACCTCGACCAGCGAGAAACCGGACTGCCCGCGCGCCGCGCGAATCGGCGCGACCTCACTCCCTCTCGAACGCGCAGGCCACAACACCCACGCGCGCTCCCCAGCGCTCAATTGTTTCTCCCAGCTAGCGGGCAGCTACCCCAGATCCACCTGGTTGTAGATGCCGTACATCGCACTCACCATCGCCAGCGCAACGAACCCAACGACAGCACCGATGAAGATGATCGTCAACGGTTCGAACCAGGCGGTCAACTTCTCGACCGCATAGTCGAGCTCCTCCTCGTAGAAGCCAGCGGCGTTGTCGAGCTGTTCGGACAGCTCGCCGGACCGCTCGCCGACACGGACCATCTGGATCACCGTGTTCGGGAACAGCTCGGTCGAGGCGAGCGGCTCCGCGAAGCCCTGACCTGCCAGCACGCCCTCCATGGCCGTGCTCAGCCGCTCCTTGTACACCGAGTTGTTCGAGCAGTCGATCGCCGTCGGCAGGGCCTCGGCGAGGGGCGTCCCGGCCTCGAGCAGCGCACCCAGGACCCGGCAGAACCGCTCGGTCGAGGAGTAGGTCACCACGGTCGAGATCATCGGGATCTTCAGCTGCAGCGCGTGGAAGTTCCGCCGACCGTTCGGCGTGCGGACGTACGCGAACAGGCCGAAACCGAGTGCGACCAGGAGGATGCCCGTGATGATGCCCGCCGGCGACTGCACGAAGTCCGCGACGCCCATCAGCATCCGGGTGGGCAGCGGCAGCTCAGCGTCGAACTCCTTGAAGAAGTCGGCGAACCGGGGGATCGCGAAGATCACGATGATCAGGCACACGACCACCGACAGCCCGAGCAGGATGCACGGGTAGATCAGCGCCTTGCGGACCGCACGGGTCAGCTCGACGTCGCGCCGCAGGTACTTGTGCAGCTGGTCGAACGCCTCGTCCATCCGACCGGTGAGCTCGGCCGAGCGGAGCATCGCCATGTAGTACGGCGGGAAGACCTCGTCGTGGAGCCCCAGCGCGTCGGCGAGCGACCGGCCGCCCTGCACCCGCTCGAGCACGTCGCCGAGGACCGACTGGAGCTTCTTGTTGTCGGAGTCGCGACGGAGGTTGTCGATCGCCTCGGTCACGGGCACGCCCGCACGCAGGAACGTCGCCATCTGGCGCGAGAAGTGCATGAGGTCGACGGCCGGGACCTTCTCGGTCGTGATCTCGACCTGCAGGCCCTTCTTCTCGGTCAGCTCCGTGACGCGGAGGCCCTGGACCGCGAGCTCGTTGCGGGCCGTGTTGGCCGAGACCGACTGGATCTGGCCCTTGACCACCTGGCCGTCGAGCGTCTCGGCCTGGTACTTGAACTTGCTCAGCTTGACCGGCGCGACCTTGGCCGCCCGGTCCTTCTTGGAGCGCTTGGGCTTCCCGGACGGTGTGTCGTCGGGAGCCTGCTGTGGTTGCGTCGCGGTCATGCCGTCGCCTCCGCCTCGGTCAGTTCATCGGGAGCAGCGCCGTTGCCGTTCCGACGGGGTTCGTCGACCGACGGCATCTCGATCGGATCGTGCGGCTCGTCGTCCGGTGATCCGCTCGTGCCCTCGGGCAGGACGCCGGGACCCTTCGGGAGCATCCGCTTCCCGGGACCCAGCTCCTTCATGGTCTCCTTCTCCTCGACGCCCGGGGCGTACACGGATCGGAGGACCTCGTCGACGGTGGTGATCCCGTCGGTGACGAGGTGGAAGGCCTGGACCTGCATGGTCTTCATGCCCTCGCTGATGGCGAGCTCCCGCACCTCGGAGTGCGAGGCCTTCGCGACGACCGCTTCACGGATCGCGTCGGAGAACTCGAGGAGCTCGTACACGCCGATCCGCCCGCGGAACCCGGTGTCGTTGCAGAGGTTGCAGCCGCCCGGACGGAACCACGTCTCGGGCATCTGGCCGTCGGTGAACTCGGCGACGAGCTGGATGTCCCGCGAGGACGGGGCGACCGGCTCCCGGCAGTTGGAGCAGAGCCGGCGGAGCAGCCGCTGGGCCACCACGCCGTTGATGGCGGATGCCACCAGGAACGGCTGGATGCCCATGTCCGTGAACCGGTGGATCGCTGCGACCGAGTCGATGGCGTGCAGCGAGCTCAGCACCAGGTGGCCGGTGAGCGCGGCCTGCATGGCGATGCGAGCGGTCTCCTCGTCGCGGATCTCGCCCACCAGCACCACGTCGGGGTCCTGGCGCAGGATGCCCCGGAGTCCCTCGGCGAAGTTCATGCCGGTGTCGCTCACCTGCATCTGCGTGACGCCGCGGAACTGGTACTCGACCGGGTCCTCGATGGTCACGACGTTCTTGGTCGGGTCGTTGACCTCGGTGAGGGTGGCGTACAGGGTCGTGGTCTTCCCCGAGCCGGTCGGACCGGTGCAGAGGATCATGCCGAGCGGCGACTTGGCCATCTGCAGGAAGGGCTGCTCGACCGACGGGATCATGCCCAGGTCGCCCATCGAGATGAGCGACTTCGTCTTGTCGAGCAGGCGCATCACCGTCTTCTCGCCCTCGACCGTCGGCACGACCGAGGTCCGGACGTCGATGGGTCGCCCGTCGACCCTCAGCGAGAACTGACCGTCCTGAGGCCGGCGGCGCTCGACGATGTTGAGCTCCGCCATCACCTTCAGGCGGCTGCTGATGGCGGGACCCATCCGCTTGGGGAGGATGATCGCCTCGGTCATGGCCCCGTCGACGCGGTAGCGGACCCGGACGCTGTCCTCCATGGGCTCTACGTGGATGTCGGAGGCACGGCTCCGGACGCCCTGCGTGAGGATGCGGTTGACCACCTGGACGACCGGCGCGTTCTCGTCGACCGCGAAGCTGTCGTCGTCGGCTGCGTCGGGCGAGTCGTCGGACAGCTCGAAGGCCCGGATGACGTCATCGGCCGAGCTCAGCGCGTTGTAGGCCTGGTCGAGCAGGCGCTCGATGTCGCCACGAGCACCGATCTGCAGACCGAGGCTCTTCACCGCGGTCGTGAGCTCGCGGATCGCCTCGGTGTCGAGCGGATCCGCCGTGGCGACGTACACACGCCCGGCCTCGTCGACGCGGAGCGGGAGCACGTGGTGCTTGCGGGCGAGCTCCTCGGGCACGCGGGCGACCGCGTCCGCCTCGGGCCGCGCTTGCGTCAGATCCGCGAGCGGCACGTCGAACTGGTGGGCGAGCGCCGCAGCCAGGGCGACGTCGTTGATCGATCCGAGCTGGACGAGGATCTGACCGAGCTGCGCCCGGCTCTCGGGATCGTCGGGCGCCTCCTGCTGGCGCTGCAGCGCGTTGAGCAGGTCGTCGGGATCGACGGACCCCAGCTCGAGGAGGATCTCGCCCAGGCGGGGGCGGTTGGTGTCGACCCAGGTGCCGATCTGCGAGTCGAGCGCGCCCTCGTCGATGTGGTCGAACTCGGTCTGACGACGGCGTCGCAGACGTCCACCGGACGTCGGCTCCTCCTCACCAGATCGACCCCGACGGAACATGGACACGCTGGACCTCTTCCCTCTCCGCGGACTTCCCCTGCACTCGACGGGAGGGGCGTCCCATCACCGATGAGTTGCACCGGGTGCCCGGCGGTCGGGCGTTCGACCAGTGTCGCTGAGTGCTTTTCAGGGTGTCAACGGGGGTGAAACACCCAAACACTCCACATCACGGAGTGCGTCGGGCTCCCTCCCCAGGGTACCCGTACCCTCACGGAACGCCTCCCGGCCGACGCCCTCCGCAGCCGTGGAGCACTCTTCGTTGACCGGTCGGCGACCACCGCGGCGGGCCCGGGACGGGAAACGCCGCCGAAACGCTGGCTCCCTAGTCTCGGCGCCATGCGTGATCTGGCGACCCTCCCCAAGGCCCACCTGCACCTCCACCTCGAGGCCGGCATGAGCCCGCAGCTGCTCGCCGACCTGGCGGCCAAGTACGACCGCGAGGTCCCCGTCATCCGGGGCTACGGCAACTTCGCGGCGTTCTCCGACACGTACGTGGCGGCCACCGACGTGCTCCGCGAGCGAGAGGACTGGGAGGCGCTCGCCGATCAGATCTGCGCCCAGCACGCACGGGAGGGCGCCGTCTACCTGGAGCCGTCGTTCTGGGCCGGCAACTACCGGCACCTCTTCCCCTCCGACCAGGACACCTGGGAGATGGTGCTCGACGTGTTCGAGTCCGCCGCGGCCCGCCACGGCATCACCGTGCGGTTCATGATGCCGGCCGACCGGGTGAAGGACACCGAGGCCGACGGCTTGGCGCTCGTCGAGATCGCGCGGAAGTACCCGGGCCAGATCGTGAGCTTCGGCCTGCACAACGACGAGGTGGGTCACCCGCCGCAGGACTTCGTCGAGTGCTTCGCCGCCGCCAAGGAGCTCGGTCTGCTCTCCACGCCCCATGCCGGCGAGCTCGAGTCCGGGCAGTTCGTGGCCGACTCGATCGACCTGCTGGGCGCGGACCGCATCCAGCACGGCGTGCGGTCCTTCGAGGTGCCGGGCCTGGTCGAGCGGCTCGCCGAGCTGGGCACCTGCCTGGACGTGTGCCCCACCTCCAACATCATGCTCGGCGTGTTCCCGTCGCTCGACGCCCACCCGCTGCCGGCGCTGCTCGACGCCGGCGTGCGCTGCTCGATCAACGGCGACGACCCGCTGCTGTTCGGGCCGGGCCTGCTCGAGGAGTACGAGCTGGTCCGCACCCAGTTCGGCTTCGACGACGAGCGCATGGCGACGATCGCCCGCTCCTCGATCGAGTGCGGCGGCGCGCCCGACGACGTGAAGGCGTCGGCGCTGGCCGGGATCGACGCCTGGTCCGCGTCGCCCGATCCGGCCGACGCCTGACCTGCCGGGTCTCGACCTCGGGTCGAGGTCGAGACCCTCGATCGGTCCGACCGCGAGATCGGGCGCCGGCCGCACGGCCGTCCTTCCGACTCAGAGCGGGGCGCAGTCGGCGATCGACGCCCGGCCGAGGTCGGCGCTGAGCAGGCAGCGGGCGTAGGCCGCCGCCCGGTCCGGGCCCTCCAGCCACCGGCGCTCGTACAGCGCCCGCTGCACCAGCACCCAGGCCTCCGAGAGCGGGCGGCCGTCGAAGGCCGCCGCGCCGAGCAGGTGCGCCATCGTCGGCGGCGCCCCCGGGACCTGGCGCCACGGGGCGACCGCCGCCGGCTGCGCCGCGACCAGGCGCTGCGCGGCACGGACCAGCGGCAGACGCTCCCAGTGAGGGGCGGTCACCGGGAGGTCTGCCGCTCCGGTCGACAGCGGGAGCACGTCCGTGAGCGGCACCAGGGCCGCTTGCTGCTCGTCGGCCGCCAACCAGTCCACGAGCGCCCCGGCGGCGGAGGACTGCGCCTCGGTCGCCGACGAGCTCATCACCCACACGTCGCCGAGCACGGGGGACGCCGCGCCGGTCTCGCCCGGCAGGGCCGACACGGCCAGGTCCACCCCGCGCGCCTGGCCCTCGGCCAGCGCGTTCGC includes:
- a CDS encoding type II secretion system F family protein, producing MTATQPQQAPDDTPSGKPKRSKKDRAAKVAPVKLSKFKYQAETLDGQVVKGQIQSVSANTARNELAVQGLRVTELTEKKGLQVEITTEKVPAVDLMHFSRQMATFLRAGVPVTEAIDNLRRDSDNKKLQSVLGDVLERVQGGRSLADALGLHDEVFPPYYMAMLRSAELTGRMDEAFDQLHKYLRRDVELTRAVRKALIYPCILLGLSVVVCLIIVIFAIPRFADFFKEFDAELPLPTRMLMGVADFVQSPAGIITGILLVALGFGLFAYVRTPNGRRNFHALQLKIPMISTVVTYSSTERFCRVLGALLEAGTPLAEALPTAIDCSNNSVYKERLSTAMEGVLAGQGFAEPLASTELFPNTVIQMVRVGERSGELSEQLDNAAGFYEEELDYAVEKLTAWFEPLTIIFIGAVVGFVALAMVSAMYGIYNQVDLG
- a CDS encoding PKD domain-containing protein is translated as MTMVETLLALAISALILVPLLGFAQLAFQQQTATRERNNAATNSGELRTYFYRDVASAGAAYLTGPELVDCVGGDGAGGTLLLALKAESERIVYTRATGSEGGTSLWRRTCATAGGATTASAEVVDKLTSTGAEMSCKAAGSLPDSCQRINLRITTTDSEQTSLTVSVRDDGSTNVSNPGGTAYTPPTVALTAAPTSVFRGESVAFSAAGSADPGGSALSYYWEFGDGSSSTSQSPTKSYSTKGSFTAILTVTNAAGTPATDFVVVEVKNRLPVAVIAAPEDGRVFSAGQGINFSSSGSNDTADAAYGGSVTSYYWEFGDGTTSTSANPTNKTYSAASPTASGYTVKLTVTDNEGGTNQTQIKVRIQSPPTASITAPANGATIQRGVATTFTASASDSDGTITSYAWDFGDGTTGSGESTTHTYANSVPAGAKTVTLTVTDNDGFAVVRTVNVTITNATPTASITAPANGTNVTRGVAVSFASTASDPDGTIASYSWNFGDGTTSTQQNPTKTYANSVSTGSKTVTLVVTDNDGGTATRTITVNVVNLVPSASITAPADGTDVTRGQAVSFTATASDADGTIASYSWNFGDGTTSTQQNPTKTYANSVTPGTKTVTLTVTDNNGGTVVKTITVDVVNALPTASITAPADGATVARSQAVSFTSTASDVDGTIASYAWNFGDGTTSTQQNPTKTYANSVTTGAKTVTLTVTDNNGATVVKTITVNVGNASPTASITAPANGANVTRGVSVNFTATASDPDGTIAGWAWDFGDGTTSTQQNPTKTYANSVTPGAKTVTLTVTDNSGATAVRTITVNVNNQNPTASITAPANGATVNRGDTVNFAATASDSDGTISTYAWDFGDGNTGAGATPAKIYTALGAKTVTLTVTDNNGGTVVRTITLTVVNNPPTASITAPTNGSNVTRGVPINFTSTASDVDGTISSYAWNFGDGTTSTQQNPTKTYANSVTTGSKTVTLVVTDNDGGTVTRTITVNVVNSAPSVSITAPPTGTDVTRGQAIGFTSSASDPDGTIASYAWNFGDSTTSTQQNPTKTYANSVTPGTKTVTLTVTDNNGTTATTSITVDVANSAPSASITAPANGANVSRNVAVGFTSTASDVDGTISSYSWNFGDGTTSTQQNPTKTYANSVTPGAKTVTLTVTDNNGGTAVRTITVNLGNNAPSASITAPANGANVTRSVAVSFTATASDSDGTIAGYAWDFGDGTTSTSQNPSKTYANSVSTGAKTVTLTVTDNNGGTTVRTITVNVVNSAPSASITAPANNATVYKGDTVNFAATASDVDGTISTYVWDFGDGNTGAGANPSKIYTAFGAKTVTLTVTDSDGGTTVRTITVNVASRPPTVSIAAAPTAGRAPFASTLTPTVADPDGDAIASFQWNYGNGTVVNGSGNPTTVNPTFTHNVSGDTFISAAYTVTLTVTDANGAVGTGTVVVTANGSPAPTSFAKQSTRCVRSFIFCVERGITFTWSAVSNVNAYQIQLDNNTPVTFTGTSGEVTGLSGSSDTYDAKIRSRDATTGKWGPWSSTINVSS